One stretch of Falco naumanni isolate bFalNau1 chromosome 7, bFalNau1.pat, whole genome shotgun sequence DNA includes these proteins:
- the C7H14orf132 gene encoding uncharacterized protein C14orf132 homolog, with translation MDLSFMAAQLPVMGGAFMDSPNEDFSTEYSLFNSSANVHAASSMPNPPEETSRSSNDAILLWIAIIATIGNIVVVGVVYAFTF, from the coding sequence CTTCCTGTTATGGGAGGAGCCTTTATGGACTCACCCAACGAGGACTTTAGTACGGAGTACTCCTTGTTTAACTCATCAGCCAACGTCCATGCAGCTTCTTCCATGCCAAATCCACCAGAAGAGACATCTCGTTCTTCAAATGATGCCATATTGTTATGGATTGCAATAATAGCAACAATTGGAAATATTGTGGTTGTGGGAGTGGTGTATGCCTTCACCTTCTAG